CTTCTGGATACTAGTCCACTGTATTTTGTTTCTAATTTACCCCTATCTCCCATTTATTCACATATCTCTAACTTTTCCTCCTGTCACAGGGGCTGCACTGGTTCCTAGCCTTGTTTTCTGGAGTTTCAATGGAATCCTTATGGTGGCTGATGTAACAGGAAAACCAACTTTTATTACTCGGTATCGCATTCAGCTGGGCAAGAATGATCCTGTGAGTATTTCTCACTGTGCCTCTTCTGCTGGCTAAACACTTCCTGCAGTCTCAGGcttagagaggagaggagaaccTGTTAAGCTCTTCTCTTTTAAGGAGATAGGACTCAAGAAGAATCAAGTTGAGTCTTGTACATCAACTGCATAGAGGAAGGCAGATCTTATAATTATGCTGCTGATCAGATCTGGATTATTTGACAACTTATTAATAAGTAGATGCCCAAACTTATATGAAAAAAGCCTATACATCTTAAAGCTCTTTATTCTCCCAATTCAAAGCCACATTGCTTCTGATGTAGCTTGAAGTCCCGACTTCTCTTTTGCAGGTGGACACAAAGAAATTGCAACAAGCACTATACACAGTGCTGTGTAATCAGTTCTTTGTCTCCTTCCCAATGCTTATGCCCATGTTCTACATCATGAAATGGTGGGGCAACACCTTCAGCAAGGAACTACCCACCTTCCACTGGTTCCTTGTGGAGCTGAGCATCTTCACCTTAACAGAGGAAATTCTCTTCTATTATTCACACAGGTGAGCTGAACCCAGGAATGGGACTCTGTCCCTATGCCTTTAAGCTTAAGAACTATACCCCTCTTTTATGACAGCAATAGGCCTGTCCCCAGTCTTCCACCAGTCTTGTGTTTAGTGGGAAGACTTACAGGTACTGGTAGCCACCTTTACTTTATGAGGTTTTGGTGCTGGGATACTACATGTAACTATAATAAGCAGAAACATTTTAGGTACAATTACAGATGTGGAGCAGCTTGGAGGCTAAGGAAGAAATGAAGCAGCTAGCTTTATACAAAAGCTGTAACCTAActccttaaaaaaagagaagaacaagacTGACtatcctgaaagaaaaaagctCAAGAGATCAATGACTGATCTCCCATTCACTTATACAGCACCTACCAAACAGGGCCTAGATGTTGATACTGTAGGCCTTCTGAGTGCTGGCACCAACATTAGAGGAAAAAActaaagcagggaagaaaaaaaaccttcaagaCTGTGTGGCAGTAAGCACAGCATGCCCAGAAATATGTAGATTTCCCTTTTGGACAAATGCACACAGAGAACCTAAAAAGGCCATTTCTTGCTAAGGGCCTATGTAACCTAAAATCCTGTCTCTAACAGTTGTCAGCAGGAGAAATTTAAAATGGTGAAAATAAAGTGAGTCTTCTCCTGAAAGGTACTCCCAGGTTTGAGCAAATCAGTCATTCAGGGACTTTGAGTTATGGGACGTGTCTGGACTTCTGTGTTTAACAGCAGCCAATGGACGCATCCATTGAGTGAGGGCTCAATGCCAGAGACAGGGAAGCCAAGAGTCCTACACTCTTATTCCCAGCTGCTCTAAAATCTCTACATTAAAGAAGAGGTGTGAGCAAGTCCCCAGCAGAAATTCAGTGTTATGTTACTCTATATTCCTTTCTATGGGGCTCAAAACCaacatttctctgttttctctacTTAGGCTTGCTCATCTCCCTCTCCTGTATAAGCACATTCACAAGAAGCACCATGAATGGACAGCCCCCATTGGTGTGGTCTCCATTTATGCTCACCCAGTAGAACACATAGTAAGTGGATTCTCCCATGGTCACTCTCCAGTTCCTGCATGGAGTGTGATTTCCATGGGATGAGGAGGAGTGGTAAAAGGAGGAAAGCAAGTGTGCGTTCAGAAGCATCTTTCTGAGGAAGAGAAAGCTAAGCTGCATTTCCAAGAAGCCTAGCTATAGAACTGTTACACTGTCTGTTTATAGTGTACTCCACTAGCTTTAGGAGTACAGATCCCAAGGCCTCCAAATAGGGAAAATAATAGAGAAATAATTGAATGGTGCTTCCTTGAGCACAGCAAGACATGGGAGCACAGATTTTCTTTAGTGCGAGATACAACATTTACACAGTCTGAGTTACTGCATGGACTCAGCCTTCTGTCATGATTTCCATGCTGGTGGCTTAGATCTGTGTTTGTAAAACTCCTATTTCCCAGTTCTGCATCAGCCAAGATTTCTCATGAAAACACATCCTACCTTTAGAAGATTCCACTATTCCATTTCTAAGTACCATCGCCTGTAACAACAGTCCTGGGTTGCAGCACCAGCTCCATGAACTGTAGCTACCACAGTCTGCCAAATTGTCAATCTTTGGGCAGCAAACTTACTTTTTAGATTCAGGAGTCCAGCTGAGCCTAGCTGGTGTGCAGTAAGCTTGGTCTGGGCAATGACAGCCATTTGTGCTACTGGTAGTACACAATGAAGTGATGCAGTTGGAATCATCACATTGCTACCTTTAACTGCACATGCCCACAGGCCAGTGTTCTTTTTGAGGTAGGTTGCCCAAGAGTAGCTTCAGCATTCTTCCAAAGTGAAGGTCACATTCAGACCTCGGACTCTAGGAGGAGTTATTAAAACTGTACTGTCCTCACACCCCTTCTTTGAGTTCACATCTAAATTTTAATACAAGCTTAGGGAGCTGGGACCATTGGTATATTCTGCAGCAAGTATAACTCAGTTGCCTCAGAGCAAGTTATTTCTTTGATAATGTTAGAATTTTAGTAATGCATTTGCAGAGGGATCTTGCCTTTACAGTATTTGCACAAAACTAATGCAATGTATCATCCAGGCGAAGCAACTCAGCTCCTAGGAGAGGAATCTGCATTTTGTGGACCTATTAATGAATTAGAGTTCGCTTCTCGTTTCTAGCTCTCCAACACATTACCTGTCATGGCTGGCCCGATGATCATGGGGTCTCATATTGCTTCAATCACAGTGTGGTTCTCCCTGGCTCTTTTAACGACAAGCATTTCACACTGTGGCTACCACCTGCCCCTCCTACCATCGCCGGAATTCCACGACTTCCATCACCTCAAGTACGTGTGGGCACTGCtcagcttccccttcccctcctgcctgtCCACTGTCACTGCTGACAGGCAAAGCTCCTTTTGAAGCTCAAATGGTTTTGTATAACTCATGTATGAGCAAAAAAAAGTCTCCAGTTCACCTAATAGAACAAATGCTATCAGTTCTTCAAACAGTTACAGCACAAGTCTGGATTTCAGAGGATTCCAACTGATCTCCTGTGCAACTGCCAGCCACCTCCTTGAGATCTACATTACTCCATCAGCTGACTTGGAAACTTTCAACAAAGCACAAACACAGCAGCTGAGGCTGCGTGTTTCAGATTTCCTAAGATTACATGGGAGGAAAGCACATACCATCTAAAGTAGCAGATATCACCTGGCCTTCCCCAGGACAAGCTCAGGGTCAAAGATGGTTCTTTGCAATGTCCTTCCTAGAAGCTTAGAAAATACTGCACAGGATCTAGaataaagagagagcaaaggcaaattGCATAGCTTATATCAGCTATGCAGAAGGAGCCTGCCTGTCTTTTTCCCCATACACTGGGATTAGCAGCATTCTGATCAGATATCTAGCCCAAACAATCACAGTCAATATCTCCTGGCAAAAATTCTCAGCAACCTTTTATACTAGAGAGAAACACACTAGAGTGTTTCAGTAGGTTGCTCAGAGATACGTACCAAAGCAGTGGAGGAATTGTTCCCAGCTTCCAGATGCGCATTAAATTCATCAAAAATTCATATTCCCTTTAACATATTTTGCCTCTCCTGCAGGAACAGAAAATATGGCAGTTTTACTCAGCCTAAGTGCAGGGCAACGCCCAAAACATAGAGCCAGCTCTTGTTATCAGTCATTTCCTCTGAAGCTCAGCTCGTGTCAGGACATGGATCACCACAGACCTCGGGCTCTGGGCAGAATGGCTGTGCCAGCTGATGGCTTCCACAGTGCTGGAAGCACAGCGGCTGTGTCTCTAGGCAGCCTGGCCCCGAAGTACACAGACATGGGCAATGTGGCCTTCCAGCTTACCACCCAGCTACTCCTGCAGCTCTGAGCAACCCCAGAGAAAGACAGCTGTTGTTCAGCAGGCTCATTTCTGGTAATGATGCAGTGAGCAGGAAAGTTCCAGAAGTTTCACCCAGGCTTGAACAAGTGTGAAAGATAAACCTTTGAGGGAGGCTGGTACAGTAGGAGAAATGACATGAGTGGCTCATCCAAGGAGGTGGAAATAGAAAGGGTGAGGTAACCTCAGTAATTTCCAGTGATGTCTATCTTCTGTTTGGCTGGCAGGTTCAACCAGTGCTATGGAGTCCTGGGACTGCTGGATTATCTGCATGGAACAGACACCCTGTTCAGACAAACAAAAGCCTACAAGAGACACAGAGTCCTCCTCAGCCTCACACCGCTCTCAGAAAGCATCCCTGATTCTCCCAAGAGGGCGAAGTGAGACCTACCAGCTTGCAGTTCTTGCACAGCCCAGTGACCAGGAGAGCTAGAGATAATGATTTATGCCAAATAGTATTTTAATGGGGAAACAGGTTATTGTTCTTAAGTAACAAAACCCAAAGCTGAGCTCAAACATGCTGCTTGAGATTCCTGCACTTGCTGCCTGTGAATTCCTGTCTAGGACACAAAAACCTTCTCTAGAAAGGTATTTTCAAAACAAgtttagggttttgtttgtttgtaattaCTTGCATTGTTCCTCGGTTCTGGCTGCCTGCACCCAAGCCAGATGTGTTCTAAGCCACATGGTTGTTTTGGGGGTTCCTGTACTCTGATGAAGGTCATAACACTTTTTCACAGGCCATACTTTTGGCCATATTACTAGTCTTTCAGCTGCATGCTACAGAAATATCAGTAAAATTACTAGAACTACACACTGTAGGGATTCAAAAGCACTATTTCACTGAGACTCAGCTTTATCCGAACTCAGAATGCCTTGGATGCGGGATGATTTGTCCTGGAACCCCAAGAaaaggcagtggggccatggCTTTAGAAACACTCCTCTATACACACCTCAGAGGCTCTAGCTTCCTATGAGCAGTGCCTCAATGTGCAAGACATTAGTACAGATCTGAATTAAGGACTGTCACATCCTCAACTCTACAACCTTAATCCTGCAAATGTAAAGCAAGTTTCTCCCACATGGGATATGGCAAAGCACAAGTGGGAGCACTTGTGCTTTTACTGTTAAAACAATTGATATGGGAGAATGAAGGGAATAAGAAGCCTCCAAGTCACTGCTCCCATGGGAAGGTCCCTTCAGTCTGGAATCTACATGACCCAAGTCCTGGTAAACCACCTCCTACTGCTGAGCCTTATCTCACTTCCCACACACCAGGAGGCAGCACAAATCAAAGTGACAAACTATGGAAAGGGACTTTcataggggggggaaaaaaaaaaagtcactgcttTCCTGAGCTGTCTGCATGGAGATTGGTGAAACCCTGTAAGGAAGGATCGCACTGCCCAACAGAAAACACTCATACTTTTATGTGCATCCATGAGTACCTACGCAACAGATCGAGACATGCTGGGAATTATTTTCCCCAGGATCCTCTTAACATCTGGGGGCCTGGTAccaaaaattgtatttttcatcATTGCTGGGTCCATATCCTTCTCAAGCAAGTTCTTTTGAGAACATGCATAGAGCTGACCTGCACTGCACTTACCTGATGTCAACTTAATTTTGCCCATGGAAGCCAGTTCTTCCCCCACCCTCCTCCAGTTCTTACAACCATACACATAGGAACTCAACCCATTCATACAACCTACAGCCCTCTCAAGAGAGCAAGTAGATTACTGAACAGAAAACCCAAACTGCATTGTCTtttgaagtttttatttttatacattttttttgtattaaaaaggaaaaagcataatTACCACAAATTACAAAGGACTAAAGCATTACTAGAATAATGAATCACATCAGCCTAGAAAGCAGATACTCTGAATAATATTAATGTTATAATACAAGCTCTCATTcaagtattttacatttttctcttttccttttatatgTGATGATGATCCTAGCACATGGGTCAAAGATTATGTACTATAGACAGAAGATGGATCATGTACAGCGGGCCATATTAACAAGATTTTCCTCCCAAGTGATAAATGGTCTGTGATGAGTCATTTTAAGTTTGTCTCTACAATAAATGCAGCTGAAGAAGGTTGCACACACTTTCTAGTTTTGGGAAACAGGAGGCTGAGGTTGGGACACACACAGTTTGAGAAGGGCCAGCACATCGAACCATCACCCCTTTTGTTCCAGGTGAGCTACTGAAAGGCCAAGGTCTAATCCACACAATCCGAGCAGGTTAGGGCGAACCCTCGGGGCCAGGGGCTACCCACTCCAGCCTTACCTAGGTAAAAGCTCAGTGTCCGTTTCCAAGTCACAGTTCCAAGATTTCCAATCCCAAGGGGACCAGGcaaggctgggggcagcagagGGGCGTGGGCTGGCTGCCATGCCCTGCAGGCACAGTGCTACATCAGGGAGGCTCGAAGGACGGAGTGCTGCCAAGCACCCCTTCCCACGGAGGACGTCGCTGGCACGGGCCAACCTACGGGTGAGACTCGCACTGTGGACATAGTGAAGCGGGAATGAGCcacagagggacagagaggggaaTCTCGAGGTAACCCAAAGCACGCTTCAACACACTGACATCTACACAAACTGAAAACAGGTCGGTTGATGCCCAGGCCGTTTCATGCTTTTCTGGAGCTTCCCACCAACGCGATGTGCTTGTCACAGATACACGGTCCTATGTTCAAGTGTCTGCAGAAAGTGAAACTGTAAACTACTCATTGAAACACTGCCCTCTATCCACCTATTTCATGCCACTgagatgaatattttcttttaaaaaagtcattCATCTATTACATGTAttggaaactttaaaaaaaaaaaaagtcagtgaggCATTTAACATCAAGTGTAGCAACCCTCTCTTAAGAGCCTAGCATCCATTTCAAAACAGTGACAAAGTGACATAACCAGTCTCAGACTCAGAGAAGAGACAGGAGAAAATAAGCATTCCAAACACAGCTTGCTACatgtacaggtttttttttttttttttccttttgacaaaATAACTGGGAAGGCATTAACAGCTAAAAggccccctcctctgcactgccATGCTGAACGCGTAAGGAAACGTGGCAGGATACTGAGGTTAATGCATCATTTTGTTACAGCACAGTTGACCAGTCAGAAGCAAAATGAGCAGCTGGAGAACCTCAAGGGAACCCAAGGGTTATGGTGAAAAGTCACCAAAGGGGAGtgggaagggaagcagcaggaAGAGGGACAGACAGGCAAATAgagcagcagggttttttttgttttgttttgttgtttcttttttaaatgaaaacgaCAAAGCAATAATGCCTCCTCCAGAATGCGTGCACGCACACTTGCCACCTCCACTACTGAGCCCATACCACAGAGCGCTGGACTAGTCACAACTACCCGCACCTCAAAGACGGGACCTCAGAGAGGGGAGACAGCCTGTGGCAGGACCTCCCAGGGCGGGGGGATGAGATGGAGAAAGCTCCCCCGGCTCTGCCCAGAGGCTGCGCGTTACCAGCTGCCCGACAGCCTCAGCGTGCCTCTCTGAAAGCAGCTGGTGGCTCCCTCCGGCCACGCCGGTGGCTTGATGCCAACCAGGCGCAGCGATCGCGAGCTGCAGAACACATCAGTGAGTGGCACTGCGCTATCAGGAATAAATGTGCCGGACCACTCGGAccactaaaataaaaaagcatgaaATACAATCATGATGAAGCATCCAAGCTGAAAGCAAGGCCAAACTCCTTCCTcagcaggagggcaagagggatCCAAGCTCGCTCAAAAGCAAACCCCCTCTGTCTGGACAGCTATCTCCTTTCCCCAGAGGTGGAGTAAGCTGCGTGCAATGCCTTCTGTACCAAGTCTACGCAGCAGTGGCAGGCTTCATGTAGCAAGAAGGAAAGTGCACTTAAAGATGTGTCCCCTGTGCACACCGTAAGACACTGGAAAACCTTGCTTAGGTCAACCTCAGAGCAATCAGCCCCTCAGCTTGGCACACCAAGCACTCTGCACCCCCAGCCTTGCGAAATGCTGCCACACAACACAAGGGTGCAGGAGACCTGCTTCTAACCAGACTACAGAGCGCTCTGCCCCCTAACAGCCCCTCCACTGGGGGCTGCGAACAGCAAGCCTTGTATTCCCCTGCTCTagtgacagaaaacagaaatttattgccctgtgttgtttcagtCCACAGGAAGACACACAGGAGCAAGTAACAGCTGCCTCAAGGCTGTTTACTTCCATCTTTCCTTCGCTCCCTGGACACGCTGCTGTCtaacacagaaattaaaacaagGCACACAGTTAACACACGACCTACTGTCATCTCTAACAAAGACCAACAGCATGCAAATCCCGACTGCGGCACGACAGCTAGGATTGCCCTTCCGACCAAGTCTCTCTTGTAAAACTGATATTGTTTCAAACGGGGCCTCGGCCACACTGATGTGACAAACCACTGACtcagcagagagggaaaaaactGTTCTGGGCCAAGACTAGGATCTCAGcctagaaaattaaaataataatttaagatcaatgcagatttttGAAAAATTCTCTGGGATGTTTCTTAACCTCTTCTACTACCCGAGCAATTCCATAGTCTGCTCCACAAGCAACAACTCCACAGCAGAAGCTTACTTTTCCTAGTTTCCTATTTTGTTTGttgctaaaataaaatgcagacaaTTGGCTTCAAAAGAGAACATGCACCAATGAGAGGAATACAGGGAACACAGCAGCAAGGACCACCTGGGGCATCAAGTAAAACCCGCCTGCACTTGAGAACAATCAGTAATAAGTCTCTAGTGTCCTTGCTCAATCCCGTCTATAGCCTCAGGGTTCCTCCCTCCCAAACTGGGGTCAAACCCTGCCACATTCATAAATTAGATGTCTGACTCCAGCCCACAAGAGAAGGGAAATTCAGAGGTAACAGTCAAGGCTGCGCCACTGTACAAACACTGCTTGACAATCTAGCCTGGGTACTGCTTCGGGACCCCAGACCACCGCTGCTGTAGCACAGTAAGCCAAGGACTCGGACAGGTTTGTGTGCTGAAATCGGGCCTCCGAGTGGTACCAAGCTGCAGGATTGATGTGGTAACGGTAGACAGACCGGAACAGGATCACAACATGAGGAAATGGCAAAGTAGCAGCTACCCAGCCTCACTCAAACCCtagctgtgctttcagttattagCAGCGGCTCACGAAGCTGCTCCACGCAGACCAGCCCacctcctttccctccctccccccacctaTTGAAGCAGCATGTTCGATGCAGTGTCAGGTTGGGAAGATGATAACTTTAGCCAGGCAGGGCCCAGTAACCATCCACAGCCACCTCTGATCTCCAGTTCCCTGCTGGCTGTTCTTGCCAACTTGCCTAAGctcacattcctttttttctgctctcaCCTCCTAGCTGCTCTTGCCAACAAGCCTCGCAGCTGTACGGAGACAGCCCGGGAGAGATGACTCCTTTTTCCAGCTACAAGATGCAGCACTGTATCAGTCGGATACTTTGGAAGGATGCAGCTCATTACCAACTTTTGATTTTGCAAAGAGGATAATACAATTAGCTGCATCTTTGAGTAGCCCATTGCAGTGCCCCCCACCAGGCACAGGAGCACGCTGCAGCTCATGAGGATAAGGTACCAGGAGCCACAACCAAGCCAGCTACAAAGCACATATCCCGACCCAGGAGACAGAACATAGCAGCAGCAAGGCAAGCAGCTCTCA
This genomic interval from Apteryx mantelli isolate bAptMan1 chromosome 14, bAptMan1.hap1, whole genome shotgun sequence contains the following:
- the FAXDC2 gene encoding fatty acid hydroxylase domain-containing protein 2, which gives rise to MKRDSGYSTVAEQRKQEEKVWDTTKITAFVLVMGLLIFTALMNSVSWYVQKIWETSGYFWQAKWLKLYYYFEGREWSIFLFGAALVPSLVFWSFNGILMVADVTGKPTFITRYRIQLGKNDPVDTKKLQQALYTVLCNQFFVSFPMLMPMFYIMKWWGNTFSKELPTFHWFLVELSIFTLTEEILFYYSHRLAHLPLLYKHIHKKHHEWTAPIGVVSIYAHPVEHILSNTLPVMAGPMIMGSHIASITVWFSLALLTTSISHCGYHLPLLPSPEFHDFHHLKFNQCYGVLGLLDYLHGTDTLFRQTKAYKRHRVLLSLTPLSESIPDSPKRAK